Proteins encoded within one genomic window of Natator depressus isolate rNatDep1 chromosome 1, rNatDep2.hap1, whole genome shotgun sequence:
- the USP16 gene encoding ubiquitin carboxyl-terminal hydrolase 16 has protein sequence MGKRRTKGKNTHADDESQDILEPACKHIRKGLEQGHLKKALLNVEWNICQDCKMDNKRQDKSEEEADESPSIWLCLKCGHRGCGRNSQEQHALKHYTTPRSEPHCLVLSLDNWSVWCYLCDNEVPYNSSNRLGQFVDCVRKLACVDTPSTVSKDQENKEFENKKVEKENQNEQEKENNEGVIKEDNSSNISAAVTVKGLSNLGNTCFFNAVMQNLSQTPLLRELLKEVKMPGTTVNIEPPEFSTEPVVIKLEQPGPLTLAMCQFLSEMQETKKGTVTPKELFAQVCKKAIRFKGYQEQDSQELLRYLLDGMRAEEIQRVSVGIFKALNDSDQKNEELKKKIKEYEKKKAIPTFVDRLFGGELTSTIMCEECRTVSLVHESFLDLSLPVLDDQSVKKSSNEKNVKKMKEKEDEDGEEDKDSDSYMKERGDNPGVSKHLQKKAKKQAKKQAKNQRRQQKIQGKVLLITNVCSMEQSEENVKEDKETKGEINSDVTDLKKEESANQCEELCLNQKDLNNQENSTDVHSAHESIENPEQEYEDNETNMDVAMKGLVSTTECISELDNLSVKEDDHGEEEELATNLEKLHLDVVTDSDMDILDDLHMAELKTYEVVNEDPETAFCTLANREDLNIEEGSILHCLYQFTRNEKLSEINKLLCDVCTQRRYGPKTSGKSEKKHVYTNAKKQMLISLAPPILTLHLKRFQQAGFTLRKVNKHTKFPEVIDLAPFCATKCKNVAEGNTRVLYSLYGVVEHSGTMRSGHYTAYAKIRTVRNHLSDLVLRGEILQALEAESAGQWFHISDTHVQPVAVSKVLNSQAYLLFYERLL, from the exons ATGGGAAAGAGGcgaacaaagggaaaaaatacacACGCTGATGATGAGTCTCAGGATATTTTGG AACCTGCTTGCAAGCACATTCGCAAGGGATTGGAACAAGGCCATTTGAAAAAGGCATTGCTGAATGTGGAGTGGAACATTTGTCAGGACTGCAAGATGGACAATAAGAGACAAGATAAATCTGAAGAGGAAGCTGATGAAAGCCCTTCAATATGGTTATGTCTAAAATGTGGCCATAGg GGCTGTGGCAGAAATTCTCAAGAGCAGCATGCTTTAAAGCATTATACAACACCAAGATCAGAACCCCATTGTTTGGTTCTCAGTTTGGACAACTGGAGTGTGTG GTGCTACTTGTGTGATAATGAAGTCCCATATAATAGTTCAAATCGATTGGGCCAATTCGTGGATTGTGTTAGAAAACTAGCTTGTGTTGACACACCAAGTACAG TGTCAAAAGATCAAGAAAACAaagaatttgaaaataaaaaagtagaaaaagaaaaccaaaatgaGCAGGAGAAGGAAAACAACGAGGGCGTGATCAAAGAAGACAATTCTTCAAATATCAGTGCAGCAGTGACTGTGAAAGGACTTAGTAACTTGGGGAATACATGTTTCTTTAATGCTGTTATGCAG AATTTATCGCAGACACCACTTCTGAGAGAGCTGTTGAAGGAGGTTAAAATGCCTGGAACAACAGTTAACATTGAGCCACCGGAATTTTCAACA gAACCTGTGGTGATAAAACTTGAGCAGCCTGGGCCCCTTACATTAGCTATGTGCCAGTTCCTTTCAGAGATGCAAGAGACAAAAAAGGGAACTGTCACTCCTAAAGAACTCTTTGCTCAGGTTTGTAAAAA AGCAATACGGTTTAAAGGTTACCAGGAGCAAGACAGTCAGGAATTGCTTCGTTATTTACTGGATGGGATGAGAGCAGAAGAGATCCAA CGAGTAAGTGTTGGAATATTTAAGGCATTGAATGACTCTGACCAAAAAAATGAAGagctaaaaaagaaaattaaag AGTATGAAAAGAAAAAGGCAATACCAACCTTTGTGGACAGACTCTTTGGTGGAGAATTAACTAGTACAATCATGTGTGAGGAGTGCAGAACG GTGTCCTTGGTCCATGAGTCTTTCCTTGATTTGTCTCTGCCTGTGTTAGATGATCAG AGTGTTAAGAAAAGTTCAAAtgagaaaaatgttaaaaagatgaaggaaaaggAGGATGAAGATGGTGAAGAAGATAAAGACAGTGACAGTTATATGAAGGAAAGGGGTGATAATCCTGGTGTAAGTAAGCACCTGCAgaagaaagcaaagaaacaggCCAAAAAGCAAGCCAAG aacCAGCGTCGGCAGCAAAAAATTCAAGGAAAGGTGCTTCTGATAACCAATGTATGTTCTATGGAACAGTCTGAAGAAAATGTGAAGGAAGATaaagaaacaaagggagaaataAACTCTGATGTCACTGACCTGAAAAAAGAAGAATCTGCCAATCAGTGTGAAGAACTTTGCTTAAATCAGAAAGATTTAAATAATCAAGAGAATAGTACAGATGTACATAGTGCCCATGAAAGTATAGAAAATCCAGAACAAGAATATGAAGATAATGAAACCAATATGGATGTTGCTATGAAAGGCTTAGTTTCTACTACTGAATGTATTAGTGAACTTGACAATCTATCTGTTAAAGAAGATGAtcatggggaagaggaagaactTGCTACTAATTTAGAAAAATTACACTTAGATGTTGTTACTGACTCTGATATGGATATCTTGGATGACCTTCATATGGCTGAGTTAAAGACATATGAGGTGGTGAATGAGGACCCAGAAACTGCATTTTGTACTCTTGCAAACAGGGAAGACCTAAACATAGAAGAAGGTTCAATCCTTCATTGTTTATATCAGTTCACTCGTAATGAGAAACTCAGTGAGATCAATAAATTGCTCTGTGATGTATGTACACAAAGACGTTATGGACCAAAGACTAGTGGAAAAA GTGAGAAGAAGCACGTTTACACTAATGCCAAAAAGCAAATGTTAATTTCTCTTGCTCCTCCAATTTTAACACTTCACTTAAAGAGATTTCAACAG GCGGGTTTTACTCTACGAAAAGTTAACAAACACACAAAGTTTCCAGAAGTGATAGACTTGGCTCCTTTCTGTGCAACTAAATGCAAG AACGTTGCTGAAGGGAATACAAGAGTATTGTACTCTCTCTATGGAGTGGTTGAACATAGTGGCACGATGAGGTCTGGACACTATACTGCCTATGCCAAGATAAGAACTGTGAGAAACCATCTTTCTGATCTTGTCCTCCGTGGAGAAATTCTCCAAG ctttaGAAGCTGAATCAGCAGGACAGTGGTTTCACATCAGTGATACCCATGTGCAACCCGTGGCTGTATCTAAAGTGCTGAACTCACAAGCTTATCTCCTGTTCTACGAACGACTGCTATAA
- the RWDD2B gene encoding RWD domain-containing protein 2B translates to MAKMTNLEEAEVQLSELDLLSSMFPDEDEFVVTDQLAVAELKQYIDNKTSEIPSSKVQFTLNVKQEVADATMVMLSLSCALPFNYPAVLPEITVRSPSLSRSQQINLNTDLKTYLKRNCSGEVCILNAREWVKDHAAAYIDKELSSSSETTLRTMQSEDVIFTRLWIYSHHIYNKHKRKNIVDWSKELALSGFSMPGKPGVVCVEGPQSACEEFWSRIRRLTWRRILIRHREDISLDGSYAEMQKQRKFSSFEEKVFDAHGTRGKHMDLGQLYHFLDEKGCADVFQMYFGVEGC, encoded by the exons ATGGCCAAAATGACTAACTTGGAAGAAGCTGAAGTACAACTTTCTGAGTTAGACCTACTTTCTAGTATGTTTCCTGATGAAGATGAGTTTGTTGTGACTGACCAGCTGGCTGTAGCAGAACTAAAACAGTATATTGATAATAAGACTTCAGAGATCCCATCTTCAAAAGTTCAGTTTACACTGAATGTAAAGCAAGAGGTTGCTGATGCCACTATG gtaatGCTTTCTTTATCCTGTGCTTTACCATTTAACTACCCAGCTGTTCTACCAGAAATTACTGTCAG GTCACCATCATTAAGCCGATCACAGCAGATTAATCTGAACACAGATCTAAAAACATACTTGAAGAGAAACTGCAGTGGTGAGGTCTGTATATTAAATGCAAGAGAATGGGTTAAAGATCATGCAGCTGCTTATATCGATAAGGAGCTTTCATCTTCCTCAGAGACGACATTAAGGACTATGCAGTCAGAAGATGTCATTTTCACTAGATTATGGATCTATAGTCATCACATCTACAACAAGCATAAAAGAAAGAATATTGTTGATTGGTCTAAGGAGCTCGCTTTGTCGGGGTTTAGCATGCCTGGGAAACCAGGTGTTGTTTGTGTAGAAGGCCCACAGAGTGCTTGTGAAGAATTCTGGTCAAG AATCAGAAGACTAACATGGCGGAGAATTTTAATTCGCCACAGAGAGGATATTTCTCTGGATGGGTCATATGCTGAGatgcagaaacaaagaaaattctCATCGTTTGAAGAAAAAGTATTTGATGCGCATGGTACCAGAGGAAAGCATATGGATCTGGGGCAGCTGTATCATTTTTTAGATGAAAAGGGGTGTGCTGATGTTTTTCAGATGTACTTTGGAGTTGAAGGATGTTAG